The genomic segment CTCCTCGGTGGTGCTCGCCACCCGGGTCTGGCCCCAGGCGGGCTACCCCCACCTGCTGGACCTGCGGGCGACGTGCGCGCTGGACGAGGAGGGCCTGCACTGGTCGCTGCGCGCGGTCAACGCCGGCTCCGCGCCCGCCCCCTACGGCTGCTCGGTGCACCCCTACCTCGTCGCCGGCGAGGGCCGCGTCGACGACTGGACGCTGGAGCTGGCCGCCGACCGCTACCTGGACGTCGACCCCGAGCGGCTGCTGCCGCGCGGGGTCGAGGACGCGGCGGGCACGGACGCGGACCTGCGCGGGGGCCGGCCGCTGCGGGGGCTCTCCCTCGACCACGCGCTGACCGCGGTGGCCGACGCCCCCGGCCAGCCGGGCCGGCGGGTGGCGACCGTGCGCGCGGCCGACGGCAGCGGGGTGGCGATGCACTGGGACGCCGCCTGCCCGTGGGTGCAGGTGCACACCGCCGACCGGCCCGAGCCCGAGCACGACCGCGTCGGCCTGGCCGTGGAGCCGATGACCTGCCCGCCGGACGCGTTCCGCACCGGCACGGACCTCGTGCGCCTCGAGCCCGGCCAGGCGCACGAGGTGCGCTGGCGCATCAGCGCCGTCGACGCCTGAGCGCTACTCCCACTCGATGGTGCCGGGCGGCTTGCTCGTCACGTCGAGCACGACCCGGTTGACCTCCGGCACCTCGTTGGTGATGCGCGTGGAGATCCGCGCCAGCAGGTCGTGCGGCAGCCGGGCCCAGTCGGCGGTCATGGCGTCCTCGCTGGTGACCGGGCGCAGCACGACGGGGTGCCCGTAGGTGCGCCCGTCGCCCTGCACGCCCACGGAGCGGACGTCGGCGAGCAGCACCACCGGGCACTGCCAGATGGAGCGGTCCAGGCCTGCGGCGCTCAGCTCCTCGCGCACGACCGCGTCCGCGGCGCGCAGCGTCTCCAGGCGGTCGGCCGTGACCTCCCCGACGATGCGGATGCCCAGGCCGGGGCCGGGGAACGGCTGGCGCCACACGATCGCCTCGGGCAGCCCCAGCTCGGCGCCGACGGCGCGCACCTCGTCCTTGAACAGGGTGCGCAGCGGCTCCACCAGCTCGAACCGCAGGTCCTCGGGCAGGCCGCCGACGTTGTGGTGGCTCTTGATCGTGGCGGCGCCCTCGCCGCCGCCGGACTCCACGACGTCGGGGTAGAGGGTGCCCTGGACGAGGAAGCGCACCTCCCCGCCGTCCTCGGCGCCCGACCCGGTGACGAGGTCGCGGGCCGCGCCCTCGAACGCGCGGATGAACTCCCGGCCGATGACCTTGCGCTTGGCCTCGGGGTCGGTGACGCCGGCCAGCGCCGAGAGGAACTGCTCGACCGCGTCGACGACGACGAGCCTCACGCCCGTGGCGGCGACGAAGTCCTGCTCGACCTGCTCGGCCTCCCCGGCGCGCAGCAGCCCGTGGTCGACGAAGACGCAGGTCAGCTGGTCGCCGACGGCGCGCTGCACGAGGGCGGCCGCGACCGCGGAGTCGACCCCTCCCGACAGGCCGCAGAGGACGCGGGCGTCGCCGACCTGGGCGCGGATGCGCTCGACCTGCTCGGCGATGACGTTGCCGGTGGTCCAGTCGTCCGGCACGCCGGCGCCGCGGCGCAGGAAGTTCTCCAGCACGCGCTGGCCGAAGGCGGAGTGGCCGACCTCGGGGTGCCACTGCACGCCGTACAGCCGCCGCTCGTCGTCCTCGAAGGCCGCGACGGGCGCGCCGGGGCTGGAGGCGACGACGGAGAAGCCCTCGGGGGCGGCGCGCACGGCGTCGCCGTGGCTCATCCACACGCTCTGCTGCGCCGGCTGCCCGTGCAGCAGCGTGCTGTCGGCGTCGGCGACCTCGACCGGGGTGCCGCCGTACTCGCGCAGGCCGGTGCGGGCGACGTCCCCGCCGAGCGCCGAGGCCATCGCCTGGAACCCGTAGCAGATTCCGAGCACCGGCACGCCGGCGTCGAAGAGGGCGGGGTCGAGCTGCGGAGCGCCCTCGGCGTACACGGACGCCGGGCCGCCGGAGAGGATGATCGCCGCCGGGTCCTTGGCGAGCATCCGGTGCACGGGCGTGGAGCCCGGCACGATCTCGGAGTAGGAGCGGGCCTCGCGCACGCGCCGGGCGATCAGCTGGGCGTACTGCGCGCCGTAGTCGACGACGAGCACGGGGCGGTGGTGCGCCTCGGCCTGGCCCTCGGCGTCGCCGGGGTCGACGTCCGGGTCCACGCCGGGCTGGCGCGCCGGGTCCATCAGGCCGCTCACCGCGCGACCCCGGAGGCGCGCACCTCGCGCACGATGCGCCGCTCGACGACGAAGGAGAGCACCGGGACGACGCCGGCGAGCACCAGGGCGACGAAGCGGCCGAACGGCCAGCGCAGCTTCGACCACAGGTCGAACACGGTGACCAGGTACACCACGTACACCCAGCCGTGCGCGATCGCGACCAGGTCCCCCGCCCAGGCCCGCCCGCCCAGGAGCCCGTACTTCACGGCCATCTCCGCCACGAGCAGCAGCAGCATCACGCCGGTCACCCAGGCCATGACGCGGTAGCGGGCCAGGGCCGGGCCGACGCTGCGGCGCACCGCCCCGGCGGGACGGCGGGACCTGTCCTGGACGGAGCTCACCGGCCGGCCTCCTGGGTCTGCTCGACGACCTGCTGGTCGACCTGCTCGTGGCGCACCGGCCCATCCTCCCAGGTCCCGCCGACGGCGCCGTCCTCCTCGGCGCGCTCCTCCTGCTCGCCCCGGTGCCGCTCGCGCACCGCGCGCCACCACAGGAACACCGCGAAGGCGGCGAAGAGCCACCACTGCAGCGCGTAGGAGACGTTGCGCAGGTCCACCTCCGGCTCGGGGGCGGCGCTGGGCACGGCGGCCAGCGGCGCGGGCGCCTCCTCCTGCACGACGTAGCCCGTGTGCAGCGGCGGCTGCCAGACGTTGACGAGGTCCGCGGAGCTGACGGCGCTCAGCGCCGGGGCGCCGTCCGCGCCGGGCGCGACCCCGGCGGGCGGCTCGCCGGGCTGCAGCCGGCCGACCACCTCCACCTCGCCGTCCGGCGGGGCGGGCACCGACGCCTCCTGCCCCGCGGCCACCCAGCCGCGCACCACGGGCAGCAGCGCGGTGCCGCCCGCCGCCTGCACCTGCAGCGGCGCCAGCACCCAGGAGCCCTCCTCGCCGTCGAGGGCGCGACCGGCCACGAGCAGCTGCTCCTCGGGCAGGAACTGCCCGCGGGCGCTCACCCGCTGCCCGACCGCCGTCCCGGGGAAGGTCGTCGCGGGAGCCAGCACCTGCGCCAGCGGCAGCACCTGCTCCGCGGTGGACGGCGGGCCCTGCGAGCGCGAGCGCGCCAGCTGCCAGTCGCCGAGCGCCGCGAACGCCGTCGCGGCCGCCAGCGCCACGGCCAGCAGCAGCAGCGACCAGGGGCGCAGCGCGGTTCGCAGCACGGGCCCACGGTACGCGGGCGCGCGCTGGCCTCCGGCGTGCCCGCTGCGCCGCCGCCGTCGGTGACCGAGCTCCTGGCCGCCCTGCCCGCCCACCAGCGCGAGCTGTTCGAGCTGCGCGCGGCCCGCTGGTGGCCGGACCTGCGCGCGGGGCTCGGCGCGGTGTACGCGCCGGAGGTGGCCGCGCGGCTGGAGGGCTCGCTGCTGCACCTGGCGGCCGCCGCCCACGTCGAGCGCGTGACCGCGACCCCGGACCTCGCGCGCCTGAACCTGGTCCGCACGCTGCAGCCGGACCGGTTCCAGGCCCCGCGGATGCTCGGGTACGCCGCCTGCGCCGACCGGTCCGCGGGCGACCTGGCCGGGGTCGCGCGCAGGATCCCGTACCAGACCGCCGTGGCCGCCCTCGCGGGCGCAGCGCCCCGCCGCTGGGACGACGGGGCGCTGCGCCTGGACCCCCACCAGGCCCTGTGGCTGGTCAGGCCCTGACCACCCGTCGACCACCCGTGGGTCAGCCGCGGGTCAGCCGTGGGTCACTCGTCGTCCTCGTCGACCCAGTCGAGGGTGCGCTGCACGGCCTTGTTCCACTTGCGGTACATCCTGTCCGCGACGGCGCGGTCCAGGGCCGGCTCCCAGCGCCTGTCCTCGGCCCACTGCTGCGTCAGCTCCGCCTCGTCGCGCCAGAACCCCACGGCGAGCCCGGCGGCGTAGGCGGCCCCCAGCGCGGTGGTCTCGGCGATCTTCGGGCGCACCACCGGCACGCCGAGGATGTCGGCCTGGAACTGCATCAGCAGCTCGTTGGCGACCATGCCGCCGTCCACCCGCAGCTCGGTCAGGTCCACCCCGGAGTCCGCGTTCATGGCCTCCAGCACCTCGCGGGTCTGGAACGCCGTGGCCTCCAGCACCGCGCGGGCGACGTGGCCGCGGTTGACGTAGCGGGTCAGCCCGACCAGCGCGCCGCGGGCGTCGGAGCGCCAGTGGGGGGCGAACAGGCCCGAGAACGCCGGCACGAAGTACGCGCCGCCGTTGTCCTCCACCGACCGCGCCACGGCCTCGACCTCCCCGGCGCCGCCGATGACGCGCAGGTTGTCGCGCAGCCACTGCACCAGGGAGCCGGTGACGGCGATCGAGCCCTCGAGGGCGTAGACGGGCTTGCGCTCCCCGAGCTGGTAGCAGACCGTCGTCAGCAGCCCGTTCTTGGAGGCCACCGCCTCCTCCCCGGTGTTGAGCAGCATGAAGTTGCCCGTGCCGTAGGTGTTCTTGGCCATGCCCTTGGTGAAGCAGACCTGCCCGAAGGTGGCCGCCTGCTGGTCGCCGAGGGACCCGGCGATCTCCACCCCCGCCAGCGCGCCGGCGCGCCGGCCCTCCCCGTAGACCTCGGAGTTGGAGCGGATCTGCGGCAGCATCGACACCGGGATGCGCATGTCGGCGGCGATGGACTCGTCCCAGGCCAGGGTGCGGTAGTCCATGAGCATGGTGCGCGAGGCGTTGGAGACGTCGGTCAGGTGCTGCCCGCCCTCGGCCCCGCCGGTCATGTTCCACAGCAGCCAGGAGTCGACGGTCCCCATCAGCAGCTCGCCGCGCTCGGCGCGCTCGCGGGCGCCGTCGACGTTGTCGAGGATCCACGTCACCTTCGGGCCGGCGAAGTAGGTCGCCAGCGGCAGGCCGACCCTGTCCTTGTACCGGTCCGGGCCCCCGCCCAGCTCCCCGAGCTCGGTGACGATCCGGTCGGTGCGGGTGTCCTGCCAGACGATGGCGTTGTAGACCGGCTGCCCCGTGGCCCTGTCCCACACCACGGCGGTCTCGCGCTGGTTCGTCAGGCCCACGGCCACCAGGTCCGAGGCGACCAGGTCGGCGCGCGCCAGGGCCTGCCCGACGACCTCGCGGGTGTTGCCCCAGATCTCCAGCGGGTCGTGCTCGACCCACCCCGCGCGGGGGAAGATCTGCTGGTGCTCCTTCTGGCCCACGGCCGCCACGGAGCCGGAGTGGTCGAAGACCATGCAGCGGGTGCTCGTGGTGCCCTGGTCGATCGCGGCGATGAAGTCGGCCACGGGTCCTCCTCGGTGGGTCGGTGGGCGTCCTGGTTCGCGGGGTCGGTGCGAGCGCGCGGTCAGGGGCCGCTCACACCACGACCTGGTAGAGCAGGCCGGCGACGACGGCGCCGATGATCGGACCGACCACCGGCACCCAGGCGTAGCCCCAGTCGCTGGTGCCCTTGCCGCGGATCGGCAGCACCGCGTGGGCGATGCGCGGGCCCAGGTCGCGGGCGGGGTTGATGGCGTAGCCGGTGGGGCCGCCGAGGGAGGCGCCGATGCCGACGACGACGAGGGCGACGGCCAGCGGGCCGAGCTGGCTGGGCGTGTTGCCGGAGACGAGGATCCAGTACAGGAGCGCGAACGTCCCGACCGCCTCGGTGACGAGGTTCCAGCCGTAGCCGCGGATCGCGGGGCCGGTGGAGAACGTGCCGAGCTGCTCCGCCGCCACCTCGTGGGCGTCGTAGTGCTGGCGGTAGGCCAGCCACGCCAGCACCGCGCCGAGGAAGGCCCCGAGGAGCTGCGCCGCGAAGTAGACCAGCGTGCTGACGAACCCGACCGCCACGCCCGGGGCGTACTCGTCGGCCCCCGAGGCCAGCAGGCCCACCGTCACGGCCGGGTTCAGGTGCGCTCCGGAGCGGAAGGCGACGTAGACGCCGACGAAGACGCCCAGCCCCCACCCGAAGTTGATCAGCAGCCAGCCGCCGCCCTGGCCCTTGGACCCCGTCAGCAGGACGTTGGCCACGACGCCGACGCCGAACAGGAGCAGCAGCGCCGTGCCGAGCACCTCCGAGACGAAGACCTGACCCAGCGAGACGTCCACGGCGCGTCCTCCCCGACACCCTCGCGTCCCCGGCCCCGTTGCCGGGGGTCACCGGCTGTCGGAGGGCAGTCCTACTCTTGAGCGTGTCGCCCCGCAAGGGGATGATCTCGGGGCCGGACGGCGCGGACGGCGCGGACGCCGGCCCTCGACGGGAGGTTCCTCCGTGAGCTACGACGACGCCCTCAGCCCGCAGCACCGCGAGCGCTCCTGGCACGAGCTGTCGGGCGAGCGCTTCGACGTCCTGGTCGTCGGCGGCGGGGTGACGGGGGCGGGCGCCGCCCTCGACGCGACGACCCGCGGCCTGCGCACCGCGCTGGTCGAGCAGCGCGACTGGGCGTCGGGCACGTCCTCGCGCTCGAGCAAGCTCTTCCACGGCGGGCTGCGCTACCTCGAGCAGCTGAACTTCGCGCTCGTGCACGAGGCCCTGCGCGAGCGGGAGCTGAACCTGACCACGCTCGCCCCGCACCTGGTCAAGCCCGTCTCCTTCCTCTACCCCCTCAACCACCGGTTCTGGGAGCGCCCCTACGTCGGCGCGGGCATGGCCCTGTACGACGCGATGGCGGGCCTGACGAGCACCCGCGCGGTGCCGCTGCACAGGCACCTGACCCGCCACGGCGCGCTGCGCCTGGCCCCGGGCCTGAAGCCGGGCGCCTTCAAGGGGGCGCTGCGCTACTACGACGCGCAGGCGGACGACGCCCGCCACACCCTCACCGTGGTGCGCACCGCTGCGCACTACGGCGCGGTGGTGCGCTCCTCGACCGAGGTCGTCGGCCTGCTGCACGAGGGCGACCGCATCGTCGGGGCCACCGTGCGCGACGTGGAGACCGGGGCGCAGACCGAGGTCCGCGCCCGCGTGGTCGTCAACTGCACCGGGGTGTGGACCGACGACGTGCAGAAGATGGCCGGGGGCCGCGGGCGCTTCCGGGTGCGCGCGTCCAAGGGCGTGCACATCGTCGTCCCGCGCGACCGGTTCGCCTCCGAGACGGGGCTGATCCTGCGCACCGAGAAGTCGGTGCTGTTCTTCATCCCCTGGGGCACCCGCTGGATCATCGGGACGACGGACACCGACTGGGACCTCGACCGCGCGCACCCGGCGGCGACCAGGGCCGACATCGACTACATCCTCGAGCACGCCAACGAGGTGCTGGCCACCCCGCTGACCCACGACGACGTGCGCGGCGTCTACGCCGGGCTGCGCCCGCTGCTGGCCGGCGAGGAGGAGGGCACGAGCGCGCTCTCGCGCGAGCACGCCGTCGCCCGCCCGCAGCCGGGGCTGATCTCGATCGCCGGCGGCAAGTACACGACCTACCGGGTCATGGCGGCCGACGCGATCGACGCCGCGCGGGAGGACCTCGGCCCCTCCGTCGCCGACTCCGTGACCGCGAGGGTGCCGCTGCTCGGCGCGGAGGGCTACTACGCGCTGGTCAACCAGGTCGACGCGCTCGCCGAGCAGCACGGGGTGCCGCCGTGGCGGCTGCACCACCTGCTCGACCGGTACGGGTCGATGGCCCTGGACGTGCTGGCCCTCGCCGAAGACGACCCGTCGCTGCTCGAGCCGCTGCCCGGCGCGGAGGACTACCTGCGCGCCGAGATCCGCTACGCCGCCACGCACGAGGGGGCGCTGCACCTGGACGACCTGCTCGCCCGGCGCACGCGCATGTCCATCGAGTACTCCCACCGCGGGGTGGGCTCCGCGCGCGCGGCCGCCGAGCTGGTGGCCGACGTCCTCGGCTGGGATGACGAGCGGGTGGAGGCCGAGGTGAGCTCCTACACCGAGCGGGTCGAGGCCGAGCGCGCCTCGCAGGAGCTGCCGACCGACGAGGCGTCCGACGCCGCCCGGCGGGCCGCCCCGGACTCCCGGCCGCTGCTGGTGTGAGCCGCGGGCCTCACCGGGGAGGGGTCAGGAGCGCGTCGACGACGTAGATCGTGGAGTCGTCGGCCCGGATGCCTCCGCACACGATCGACGCCTCGCCGTCGACCGTGTACTCCTGGCCGCTGCCCTCGACCGTGAGGGTGCCGCCCTGGAGGGTCTCGTAGGTCCCGGCGACCTCCGGGGCCAGCCCCTGCGGCACGACGTGGTACTGCAGCACCTCACCGCGCGAGGCCGGATCGGCCAGGGCGGCGAGGTCGGAGATCCCCAGGGAGGCGAAGGCGTCGTCGCTGGGGGCGAAGACCGCGCCCGCGGGCAGGTCGTCGAGCCGCTGGCCCAGGCCGGCGGACTCCACGGCGCTCGCCAGGCGCGACAGCTGCGGCACGCTCGCCAGCGCCGAGGACAGCGGCTGGTCCGGCAGCTGGCCGCCGGAGGGCAGGGAGGCGCAGCCGGGCCCGAACGGCGCGGCGGCGGTGGTGCCGGCGCTCGCCGAGCCGTCCGGGGCGGGTGCCTGCGTCGCCGCCGGGTCGGTGCCGGCGTCGGTGCCGGCGTCGGTGCCGGCGTCGGTGCCGGCGTCGGTGCCACCGGTGCAGGAGAGGGCGCCCGCACCGAGGCAGCACGCGAGCAGGCCGGCCGCGGTGGCTCGGCTGAGGCGAGGGGACACGGGGGGCTCCTCCTGTCGGGACCGAGCGGGCGGTCGGTCAGGTCGACTGGTCGGACCAGGCGGTCGCATCGGCTGGTCGGGTCGGCTGGTCGGGTCGGCTGGTCAGGTCGGCTGGTACGGGGAGACGACGACGTCGACGCGCTGGAACTCCTTGAGGTCGGAGTACCCGGTCGTCGCCATCGCCCGGCGCAGCGCGCCGACGAGGTTCGTCGTGCCGTCCGCGGTGCGCCCGGGCCCGAGCAGGATGTCCCGCAGCGAGCCGACGGTGCCCACGTGCACCCTCAGCCCCCGGGGCAGCTCGCCGTGGTGGGCCTCAGGCCCCCAGTGCCAGCCGCGCCCGGGCGCCTCGCTGGCGCGCGCGAGCGCCGCCCCCAGCATCACGGCGTCCGAGCCGCAGGCGAACGCCTTGACGACGTCGCCGGAGCGGCCCATGCCGCCGTCCGCGATGACGTGCACGTACCGGCCGCCGGACTCGTCGAGGTAGTCCCGCCGGGCGGCGGCGACGTCCGCGACGGCGCTGGCCATGGGCGCGTGGATGCCGAGCGTGGTGCGCGTGGTGTGCGCCGCTCCCCCGCCGAACCCCACGAGCACGCCGGCGGCGCCGGTGCGCATCAGGTGCAGCGCCGCGGTGTACGTGGCCGCTCCCCCGACGACGACGGGCACGTCGAGCTCGTAGATGAACTGCTTGAGGTTCAGCGGCTCCACGTCGGGGGCGGCCACGTGCTCGGCCGAGACCGTGGTGCCGCGGATGACGAACAGGTCGACGCCGGCGTCCACGACCGTCTTCCACAGCTGCTGGGTGCGCTGGGGGCTGAGCGCCCCGGCGACGACGACGCCGGCGCCGCGCACCTGCGCGATGCGCTCGGTGACGAGGTCGGGGTCGATGGGCGCGGCGTACAGCTCCTGCATGCGGGCCGTGGCGACCGCGGCGTCGAGCCCGGCGATCTCCGCGAGCAGGGGCTCGGGGTCGGGGTAGCGGGTCCACAGGCCCTCGAGGTCGAGGACGCCGACGCCGCCGAGGCGGCCCATGGCGATGGCGGTGGCCGGGGAGACCACGGAGTCCATGGGCGCGGCCATCACCGGCACCTCGAACGCGTACGCGTCCAGCTTCCAGGAGACGGACACGACCTCTGGGTCGCGCGTGCGCCGGCTGGGCACGACGGCCACGTCGTCGAAGGAGTACGCGCGCCGCCCCCGCTTGCCGCGGCCGATCTCGATCTCGCTCACGTCGCTCCTCGCCGCGGCCCTCAGCGGCCGGAGTAGTTGGGGGCCTCGAGCACCATCTGCACGTCGTGCGGGTGGGACTCCTTCAGCCCGGCGGCGGTGATCCGCACGAAGCGGCCGCGCTCCTTCAGCTGCGGCACCGTGGCGGCGCCGCAGTAGAACATCGACTGGCGCAGGCCGCCGACGAGCTGGTGCGCCACCGCCGCCAGCCGCCCGCGGTAGGGCACGAGGCCCTCGACGCCCTCGGGCACGAACTGCTCGGTGGAGGAGACGTCGTTCTGGAAGTAGCGGTCCTTGGAGAAGGAGCGGGTGCCCGTGCGGGTCTGCTGCGCGCCCAGGGAGCCCATGCCGCGGTAGGACTTGTACTGCTTGCCGTTGGAGAAGACCAGCTCGCCGGGGCTCTCCTCGCAGCCGGCGAGCAGCGAGCCGAGCATCACGGTGTCGGCGCCGGCGACGAGCGCCTTCGCGATGTCGCCGGAGTGCTGCAGGCCGCCGTCTCCCACGACGGGGACGCCGGCGGGCGCGCACGCGGCCGCGGCCTCGGCGATGGCGGTCACCTGCGGCACGCCCACGCCCGCCACGACGCGCGTGGTGCAGATGGACCCCGGCCCCACGCCGACCTTGACGCCGTCGACGCCGGCGTCGACGAGCGCCTGCGCGGCGGCGCG from the Quadrisphaera sp. DSM 44207 genome contains:
- a CDS encoding aldose 1-epimerase family protein; amino-acid sequence: MPVPPSGEQHEISSGRYRAVVTQVGASLRELTADGRPLVRGFGVEQVRPFYRGAVLAPWPNRVGDGRYRWEGQEQQLPLTEPERATALHGLAVWLPWEALERTASSVVLATRVWPQAGYPHLLDLRATCALDEEGLHWSLRAVNAGSAPAPYGCSVHPYLVAGEGRVDDWTLELAADRYLDVDPERLLPRGVEDAAGTDADLRGGRPLRGLSLDHALTAVADAPGQPGRRVATVRAADGSGVAMHWDAACPWVQVHTADRPEPEHDRVGLAVEPMTCPPDAFRTGTDLVRLEPGQAHEVRWRISAVDA
- the guaA gene encoding glutamine-hydrolyzing GMP synthase, yielding MDPARQPGVDPDVDPGDAEGQAEAHHRPVLVVDYGAQYAQLIARRVREARSYSEIVPGSTPVHRMLAKDPAAIILSGGPASVYAEGAPQLDPALFDAGVPVLGICYGFQAMASALGGDVARTGLREYGGTPVEVADADSTLLHGQPAQQSVWMSHGDAVRAAPEGFSVVASSPGAPVAAFEDDERRLYGVQWHPEVGHSAFGQRVLENFLRRGAGVPDDWTTGNVIAEQVERIRAQVGDARVLCGLSGGVDSAVAAALVQRAVGDQLTCVFVDHGLLRAGEAEQVEQDFVAATGVRLVVVDAVEQFLSALAGVTDPEAKRKVIGREFIRAFEGAARDLVTGSGAEDGGEVRFLVQGTLYPDVVESGGGEGAATIKSHHNVGGLPEDLRFELVEPLRTLFKDEVRAVGAELGLPEAIVWRQPFPGPGLGIRIVGEVTADRLETLRAADAVVREELSAAGLDRSIWQCPVVLLADVRSVGVQGDGRTYGHPVVLRPVTSEDAMTADWARLPHDLLARISTRITNEVPEVNRVVLDVTSKPPGTIEWE
- a CDS encoding DUF3817 domain-containing protein; translated protein: MSSVQDRSRRPAGAVRRSVGPALARYRVMAWVTGVMLLLLVAEMAVKYGLLGGRAWAGDLVAIAHGWVYVVYLVTVFDLWSKLRWPFGRFVALVLAGVVPVLSFVVERRIVREVRASGVAR
- a CDS encoding SURF1 family protein, translating into MLRTALRPWSLLLLAVALAAATAFAALGDWQLARSRSQGPPSTAEQVLPLAQVLAPATTFPGTAVGQRVSARGQFLPEEQLLVAGRALDGEEGSWVLAPLQVQAAGGTALLPVVRGWVAAGQEASVPAPPDGEVEVVGRLQPGEPPAGVAPGADGAPALSAVSSADLVNVWQPPLHTGYVVQEEAPAPLAAVPSAAPEPEVDLRNVSYALQWWLFAAFAVFLWWRAVRERHRGEQEERAEEDGAVGGTWEDGPVRHEQVDQQVVEQTQEAGR
- the glpK gene encoding glycerol kinase GlpK, translating into MADFIAAIDQGTTSTRCMVFDHSGSVAAVGQKEHQQIFPRAGWVEHDPLEIWGNTREVVGQALARADLVASDLVAVGLTNQRETAVVWDRATGQPVYNAIVWQDTRTDRIVTELGELGGGPDRYKDRVGLPLATYFAGPKVTWILDNVDGARERAERGELLMGTVDSWLLWNMTGGAEGGQHLTDVSNASRTMLMDYRTLAWDESIAADMRIPVSMLPQIRSNSEVYGEGRRAGALAGVEIAGSLGDQQAATFGQVCFTKGMAKNTYGTGNFMLLNTGEEAVASKNGLLTTVCYQLGERKPVYALEGSIAVTGSLVQWLRDNLRVIGGAGEVEAVARSVEDNGGAYFVPAFSGLFAPHWRSDARGALVGLTRYVNRGHVARAVLEATAFQTREVLEAMNADSGVDLTELRVDGGMVANELLMQFQADILGVPVVRPKIAETTALGAAYAAGLAVGFWRDEAELTQQWAEDRRWEPALDRAVADRMYRKWNKAVQRTLDWVDEDDE
- a CDS encoding MIP/aquaporin family protein is translated as MGQVFVSEVLGTALLLLFGVGVVANVLLTGSKGQGGGWLLINFGWGLGVFVGVYVAFRSGAHLNPAVTVGLLASGADEYAPGVAVGFVSTLVYFAAQLLGAFLGAVLAWLAYRQHYDAHEVAAEQLGTFSTGPAIRGYGWNLVTEAVGTFALLYWILVSGNTPSQLGPLAVALVVVGIGASLGGPTGYAINPARDLGPRIAHAVLPIRGKGTSDWGYAWVPVVGPIIGAVVAGLLYQVVV
- a CDS encoding glycerol-3-phosphate dehydrogenase/oxidase produces the protein MSYDDALSPQHRERSWHELSGERFDVLVVGGGVTGAGAALDATTRGLRTALVEQRDWASGTSSRSSKLFHGGLRYLEQLNFALVHEALRERELNLTTLAPHLVKPVSFLYPLNHRFWERPYVGAGMALYDAMAGLTSTRAVPLHRHLTRHGALRLAPGLKPGAFKGALRYYDAQADDARHTLTVVRTAAHYGAVVRSSTEVVGLLHEGDRIVGATVRDVETGAQTEVRARVVVNCTGVWTDDVQKMAGGRGRFRVRASKGVHIVVPRDRFASETGLILRTEKSVLFFIPWGTRWIIGTTDTDWDLDRAHPAATRADIDYILEHANEVLATPLTHDDVRGVYAGLRPLLAGEEEGTSALSREHAVARPQPGLISIAGGKYTTYRVMAADAIDAAREDLGPSVADSVTARVPLLGAEGYYALVNQVDALAEQHGVPPWRLHHLLDRYGSMALDVLALAEDDPSLLEPLPGAEDYLRAEIRYAATHEGALHLDDLLARRTRMSIEYSHRGVGSARAAAELVADVLGWDDERVEAEVSSYTERVEAERASQELPTDEASDAARRAAPDSRPLLV
- a CDS encoding fasciclin domain-containing protein, which gives rise to MSPRLSRATAAGLLACCLGAGALSCTGGTDAGTDAGTDAGTDAGTDPAATQAPAPDGSASAGTTAAAPFGPGCASLPSGGQLPDQPLSSALASVPQLSRLASAVESAGLGQRLDDLPAGAVFAPSDDAFASLGISDLAALADPASRGEVLQYHVVPQGLAPEVAGTYETLQGGTLTVEGSGQEYTVDGEASIVCGGIRADDSTIYVVDALLTPPR
- a CDS encoding GuaB3 family IMP dehydrogenase-related protein, translating into MSEIEIGRGKRGRRAYSFDDVAVVPSRRTRDPEVVSVSWKLDAYAFEVPVMAAPMDSVVSPATAIAMGRLGGVGVLDLEGLWTRYPDPEPLLAEIAGLDAAVATARMQELYAAPIDPDLVTERIAQVRGAGVVVAGALSPQRTQQLWKTVVDAGVDLFVIRGTTVSAEHVAAPDVEPLNLKQFIYELDVPVVVGGAATYTAALHLMRTGAAGVLVGFGGGAAHTTRTTLGIHAPMASAVADVAAARRDYLDESGGRYVHVIADGGMGRSGDVVKAFACGSDAVMLGAALARASEAPGRGWHWGPEAHHGELPRGLRVHVGTVGSLRDILLGPGRTADGTTNLVGALRRAMATTGYSDLKEFQRVDVVVSPYQPT